In Papaver somniferum cultivar HN1 chromosome 1, ASM357369v1, whole genome shotgun sequence, a genomic segment contains:
- the LOC113327125 gene encoding uncharacterized protein LOC113327125: MIRENGEFIIESVDGVTSWLIWIHFLVMLLLMIILFYFTIISVSDKSTSSSSPPPSSLLGQNQISANKKYNHSISTNGSSQVIKVNEGHTENQSTSRRGIIRPQVNEVEAFTPPPATTTSTAYCSSSSYNPCYLLELGRRAFLKCLGLDDSSTTSQESSQHNGNNSQEKLTKRDKSQ, encoded by the exons ATGATTAGAGAAAACGGAGAGTTTATAATAGAAAGTGTTGATGGAGTTACATCTTGGTTGATATGGATTCATTTCTTGGTTATGCTCCTTCTTATgattattcttttttatttcacAATCATATCAGTATCCGATAAGTCTACATCTTCTTCATCGCCACCGCCGTCATCGTTGTTGGGTCAGAATCAGATCTCTGCTAATAAGAAGTACAATCACAGTATTAGTACCAATGGTTCATCACAAGTAATCAAG GTAAATGAAGGTCACACAGAAAATCAATCAACAAGCAGAAGAGGAATCATAAGACCTCAAGTTAATGAAGTTGAAGCTTTCACTCCTCCTCCTGCTACTACTACTTCAACGGCCTATTGTAGTAGTTCATCATATAATCCTTGTTACTTGCTTGAATTAGGCAGAAGGGCTTTTCTCAAATGCTTGGGTCTTGATGATTCTTCTACTACCTCACAAGAGTCTTCTCAACACAAT GGTAATAATAGTCAAGAGAAGCTAACAAAGAGAGACAAAAGCCAATAA